The Radiobacillus deserti genomic interval GGAAATAAAAAACGACCTGTATCCCCAACAATCCCACCATACAATAAACGTGCAGCTTCATTTGTGCACACAAATCCCTTATCCTTACCTTCTAAATATAGTTCATAGATTAATTCACTAGTAGAGCTGGCGTTTGTATCTACCCACATAATATCTCCATATGGATCCACATTTGGGTGATGGTCAATTTTGATAAGCTCTTTTCCCTTTACATACCTTTGGTCCGATACACGAGCTTGATTTGCAGTGTCACATACTATCACTAGAGCACCTTGATAGACTTCATCCTCCACTTTATCCATGTCAGCTAAAAAGCTTAAGGACGGATCCTCATCACCGACTAAATAAACGTGTTTATTTGGGAAACTTCCCTTAATGATTTCTCCTAACCCTTTCTGTGAGCCGAATGCATCGGGGTCTGGTCGCACATGACGATGAATGATGATTGTCTCATATTCTTTAATTTTTTCTAATATTGAAGCTATCATACATATCCCTCATTTCTTTTTCTAATCCGTATTCTTTATTTTTTCTAGTAAAAGTGAAGAAAAAACGCTAAAATGGGTAACGTAGTTTGATTCAGTTAGGAGTAGATAGGTATGATCATTTTCCCCATTATAATTGTTCTTTCCTTCGTTTTATACATCTATTACAAGGTTGCTATAATCCGTACAAATGAACCATTGTTTCAGCATTATTATCAGTCTAAAAGTAAGATTTGCTTAGGATCGTTTGTCTTTTTCTTTGGAATTAATCAGTATTTATTTTATCAAACGCGATTTTCTCTTTTAATCGGTATATTATTTCTTTTTATCGGTGGACTACAGGCATGGGATGGCATTAAAAGAACTCGTTTTTATCGAGATCAAGCTCAGCATCTACAAGCAAAAGAAGATTAGCGATCAGGCTCTTATGTAGGGCCTTTTTTATTTGTGCAGATTTAGCGATCCATTAATTGAGCCATTAAAAGTGCCTTTCCTACCATAATTTTTTCATTATATACTTCTACATCCACTTTGGCGAATTTCCGACTAACTTCTAATAAGCGAGGCCGAATTTCTAGCCGACTATCAAGTTGTACCGGCTTAATAAAATAAATCGTTAAATTTTCAACGACAAGATTTCCTTTTTTAAATTGTCGAAGTAATCGACTACTTGCTTCGGTTACAAAAGAAGTGAATACGCCATATGATAAAGAACCAAGTTGATTCGTCATCTGTGGGGTAACCTGTGCTTGATAGACGGTTCCATGTGCTTCATCTTGCACAACTTCTATTCTACTTGTTGCAATGTCCTCAATGGTTTCTCCTACCTGTGGTTGACGTTGAATATGCTGTAATGCCTTCAACACATCTTGCCGAGAAATTAAACCAGCCAAGTGTTGATGGGAATCCACAACGGGCATGATTTCGATTCCTTCCCAGACCATCATATGTGCAGCATATGCTAGTGACGTTTTCTTTCTGAACCTTCATCGGATTTTTCGTCATAACTTTTTCTACGGTTAGCAAGCGGTCTTTATCAATAACGTCTTTGGACGTTATCATTCCGATCACTCTGTTTTTATCATCTACAACAGGGAACCTACTATGCTTGGTCGTTTCATTTAACATATACCACTTCTCAAGCGTATCTCCGTGTATTAAGTAATAAGCATCCTCTAAGGATGTATAAATATCTTCTACTAATACAATTTCTTTTTTAATCAATTGGTCATAAATAGCACGGTTAATCATGGCTGCGACTGTAAATGTATCGTAGCTCGTTGACATGATTGGTAGCTTTTTCTCATCTGCTAGTTTCTTTACATGGTCATCAGTATCAAAACCACCTGTGATAAGCACAGCAGCACCTTCTTTCAGCGCTAGCTCATGAGCTTCCGTACGATTTCCTATGATAAGTAAGGAATCCTTTTCCGTGTATCGCATCATCGCATCTAGCTTCATTGCCCCTATGACAAACTTGTTTAACGTCTTATAAAGCCCTTCTCTTCCACCAAGCACCTGACCATCCACAATACTAATAATTTCAGCAAAGGTAAGGTTTTCAAAGTTTTCTTTGTTCTTTCTTTCTATACGGATTGTTCCAACCCGTTCTATCGTGCTTACTAGGCCTTGATTTTCCGCTTCCTTTATAGCTCTATAAGCAGTACCCTCACTGACATCTAGTTTTTTGGCAATCTGTCTTACCGAAATTTTGTTCCCTACAGTAAGGGACTCAATAAATTCAAGGATTTGTTCATGTTTTGTTGCCAACGTATTCACCAATCTTTCAACTGTACTAATTCGACTATATGTAATGTATTATACAGATGATTGATGGCTGTATCAATTTTATCTTTGCTCCCCTTTTCCAAATCGGCGTGTTCCATAACAGAATCCAAGTGAATCTTTTTAACAAGTCATCCTTTTTACAAAACTAACATTAGTACAGAACTACACATTAAAAGAAACTGTTCCACCAGTATTGGAAAAACTGTTTTAATAAACGCTTGAATTCATAAAAAAGGTATAGCTTTAAAACAGCTATACCCTTCCTATTATTTACAAATCAATCGATTCACCAGGCTTAAGCGCAATTCCCTTACCAGGCTTCACTTTACTAGCAAATGCATCTCCATCCTGTTCAATTAAAGGAAATGTATTATAGTGCACTGGCACGACATATTTCGCGTTTACCCATTCCGCTGCAATAAGCGCATCCTCAGGTCCCATAGTAAAGTTGTCTCCAATTGGAAGGAATGCCAAATCAATATTGTTTAATTCCCCAATTAGTTTTAAATCCGAGAATAACCCAGTGTCTCCAGCATGGTAAATTGTTTTTCCTTCTGCAAAGAATAAGATCCCAGCTGGCATACCACCATAGATGACATTCCCTTCTTCATCTGTAAAAGCAGACCCATGAAAAGCCTGTGTAAGCTTCACCCGACCGAAATCAAATTCATGACTCCCTCCAATGTGAAGTGGGTGGGTGTTTAATCCTCTGCTTTCTAAATAAACCGCAAGCTCATTTGGAGCTACTACTAGCGCATTATTTCGCTTGGCAATTTCGATCGTGTCCCCAACATGATCATTATGTCCGTGGGTAAGTAAAATAGCATCGACTTCTAACGTTTCCGGATCCAAGTCTGAGCTTCCATTACCCGTTATGAATGGATCTACAATGATTCGATGAGTTTCGGTTTGAATAAACACTGCCGATTGTCCATGAAATGATACTTTCATCTTTCATTCCCCTTTCTATATATCGTCTATTACCTTTATACCCAATTAATAGTATTTCCAAGCATTTTCATATAATTGAATAAGAATTGGGTCAATGAGACTATTAACCGCAAGCTCTAATGGCTCTCCTTGTTCGTTCATAATTTCAGCATCTTCATCCTTTCCAAAATAGGTTAATCCCTTAAGCATTTCCGTTTTTAAATATCTTGTCTCCACATCAACAGCTAACCTTTCAACCTCTATCGGGTTTCGACTTCCTAGTACAAATCCCCAGTTTCCGAAGCTCGGAACGTCCGTGTGAAAGTTTTCTGTATGAACCCCTGTGGAAGCAATCGTGTTCGTAATCGTCCAATAGACATCCGTAGCAAAGACAGGACTTGTTGCTTGTACCATAAATGCGCCACCAGCCTTGGTATGGTTCCGGACTAAAGAATAAAATTCCTTCGTATATAGCTTGTTTAGGCTCTCATTATTCGGATCAGGAAGATCTACTAAAATAACATCAAATCGCTCCTTGGATTTTTCTAAATATTCAAATGCGTCCATATGAACGACGTGTACTTTCTCATTCTCTAAACTCCCCTGATTTAAACTTGTTAACCAACGATTATGCTTGGCTAACTCAACAACAGCTGGGTCTAGGTCAACCAGCGTGATAGATTCCACTTCTTTATATTTCAGAGCTTCCTTAGCGGCTACTCCATCTCCGCCTCCTAATATAAGAACACGTTTATGTTCTTCCGCTTGGGCAAACGTTGGATGAACGAGTAATTCATGATAACGAAATTCATCGATGGAGCTCAATTGCAATTGCCCATCTAAATAAAGACGGACATCTCCTTCCTCTTCCGTAAGAATAATTTTTTGGTATTTGCTTTCCTCCATATGAATGATGGGATCCTTGTACAATTTTTGTTCAAAAGAAAAAGCAGCTTCTTCCCCAAAAAGAAATCCTAGGAATAATAGAATTGCAATGGTTAAGCCAATCGTAAAGTGAAGAGAGAGCTTTTTCATTTCTTTACGAAAGAGCCACAATACCACGAGAGCGACGGAGATATTTATAAATCCACCAAAAAATGCGGTTTTTACCATACCTAAATAAGGGCGTAAGAAAAAAACAAATAACAGTCCTCCAATTAATCCACCGGCATAATCAGAGAAAAGAACCCGAGCCGTACTGCGATTTAAGCTTACTCCTAATTCATTTGCTTTTCGAATGAGAATCGGCAACTCCACGCCCGTTAATGCACCCACCAGGAAGGTGATTACATATAAGAATATTGCATCAGATCCAGCTGGTGAGTATGCCGTAATCCCAAACATAGTAAAACTCGAAAAACCGCCAATTAACGCAACAGAAAATTCGATGTACACAAAGGCAATTACTAGTTGTTTTAGTACTTTTTCACTTACACTTGCGCCGATTCCCATACCAGTCAGAAACAGCGATATCGTTAACGTGTATTGTTTGACACCATCTCCTAAGATATAAGAACCTAACGCACCAAAAAGAACTTCAAAAACGATTCCACAGATGGAAACAATTCCTGAAGCCCAATAAATAAATTTACTTTGATTGACTGCTTGATGCTCCATCCTATCACTCCGTTGTCTCATCTTTTTGCAAGAGGAAAGTCTGGTTCCCTACACAGAACCAGACTTTTAGATTTTACCAGTAGCCAGTATTATGTAATAGAGGCTCCGATAACAAATGCTAGACCGACAGATACACCTAGAGATACAATTCCAACCGCGACATTGTTCTCTTTTAATTTTGTCTGAACGGAAAAACTTCTAGTCAATCCTTCAAAGATGAAATATGCAATCATTTGTAAAAGAACACCGTACGCACCCCAAATGATTGTTTCGGTCACGACAACACTGTTATAAATTGCAAAAGATAATATAATACAAATTCCAATGATCTTCCCTGAAATTGATAATGCTACAGCTGTATTTCCGTTTTTAATTTCTTCCCAGTCTTTGTATTTTGTTGTAATCCATTCAAAAATAACTAAGCCTATCACGACAATTGCTACTGCAATAATGAAATAAATAAATGTTAAAACAAATGGTCCCATTTTATACCCTCCTTATTATTTTCCTGAACCAGGTCCTCCACCACGATAATCAGACATTCCTCGGCCCGGTGACGTACTTGTTGTATAACCACCATAACACCCACCATTTTGACACTGTCTACGACGTTTATCCCAATCATCCACATCTAATAATCTGCTTAATAGCAAATAATTAAAGTATGTATTTAAGAAGCTCGGTGAATAATGATTGCGGACAAATTCATCATTCGCAACCTCAATAAAGGTTACATCAGAATCTTCTTCGCTTTGCTTTATGGAAACAAAATGGTCGGGATAAGCTAGAATCTGTTGATTATCTTTGTAATCACTAACTTCTTCTGGTTGAATTTTCTCACGTAATAGTTCTACTGTCTCTTGAACATTAAATCTTCTCGTTGCATAAATGTTTGCATTTCCGTTATCCGTATTCACGACATCCAACAAGAAGAAATGATTCGAAATAAGTGCTTCAATATCGTTAGTCGTCGATTGATTTAGTTGATCACGTAATTCGGATGCTGATGGTTCATCCGGAATATTGTCCACCGATACTTGTGGCTCCGATTCATCAAAAGACATCTGTTGTCCACATGCGGTTAACAATACAAAGAAAAGACCTAACACCGCAACAAGAAATCCCTTCTTCCTCAACTTAACTCCCTCCTTCCTTCCATTTATACACCAAATGAACACAATAGAGAACCCCTGTAACAAGAATACAAGGGTTCATCTTGTGACAATTACCTATTCTTTTCCTAATTTCTTTTTAAGTGCTGCTAATTCATCGTCTACGCCGTTATCTTCGAGTGCTTCGAATTCGTCGTCTAGCGATTTACTAGCAGCGGACAAGTCTTCACTAGTTTCAGCTTCTGCTTCGAATTGCATCACCTTTTCTTCCATGCGTTCGAAGCCACGTTTCGATTCATCATTTCCAATCGAAGACATCGATCTATTAATTTTTGTTTTCGTCTTCGCTGTCTCAGCACGAGCTTTTAAGGAATCTTTTTTCAATTTCATTTCTTGGTATTCTTTTTTCATTTCATCCAGTTTACTTCTAAGCGTATCTGCATCAGCTTTCGCTCTTTCCCAAGATGCTTGGAAAGAGTCCGCTTGTTCTTGGTGGTCTTTCTTATCTTCTAGCGCTCTTCTTGCTAGATCATCATTCCCAGCTTCAATTGCTTTCTCCGCTTGATCTTGACGCTTTTCTACAATCGATAACGCGTCTTCATATTTGCGCTTTAACATTTTTTCGTTTGCAATTTGCTTGGCAACAGAGCTTTCCACTTCCCGAATATCAGATTCCATATCACGCATAAATTGGTCTAACATCTTTACTGGATCTTCTGCTTTGTCTAACATCGCATTTAACTCTGAACTTACGACTGTGCTAACACGTTTGAAAAATTTAAACATGTAAACTCCTCCTTATTAATTAGAACCTGCAATGACTTTGACTTCATATTCTTCAATTGGATAGCCATAGCTTACTTCTATTTCACTACCCCAGCTTTCCACACTTAAGTAGTGTTCTTCCTCTTCATCGTAATAATCTGCATAATCGGTAGTTCGACCGTTTATGTTTTGGCTACGACCTTCTCCTACAACAGTAGCACGACCTTTTTCGTCTAAATAATAGGTCTTCCCATCATAGTGTAGCTCTTTAGGAAATGGCTCCGAAACTTGTAAAGGTATTTTACGGTATATACCTAATTCTAGTTCATCATCCATTTCAGCAGAAAGCCATATAGTATTACGACCTTCTAATAGCTGATAAGCAACCCATTCATAGGAATGATCACGATAAGTAATCTTCCCGACTACTTCGTAATCTGTTAAATCATACACAACAATATCCCCAACCTGAAGGGAAAGAACTGTACGCTCTCTAACAGGTGGCTTTTCTTCCTTTTTTTGAAATAATTTGGAGAACAATCCCAAATGGTGCACCTCATTTCTACGGGAATTTCCCTTATATTTAATTAATACGAATCAAAATCTTTTCTGTTTCATTTTTTCTAAAAAAAATTCCTATAGATTATTATAACAAACATGGAATATCTTTAGTCCGTTCTTACTTAGAAGAATTTTATTTGTTTGTTATACTATAGCTATCTATTTGGAAGGGAAGGATTGAAATGACTAGAGTTGATCGATTATTACAACATATGGAAGCCGAAGGAATAGACGGTGCGTTTATTACTTCCAAAGCAAATATCTATTACTATACGAATTACTTTACAGACCCTCATGAAAGGTTAGTCGCCCTTTACATAGACACCAGTGGAAACCGTCTGCTTATCTTACCAGGAATGGAAAAAGAAGATGCAAAACATGCTGGTTGGGATGGAGATTTTCTTGCATATAGCGATACAGAGGACCCTTGGGCATTTTTTGAGACCTATTTGGAAAAGAACCCGCAACGGATTGGAATTGAAAAAGAGCAGTTATCTGTCTCTCGCTATGAAACACTAACAAGTTTGTTTGACCGAACCGTCTTCGAGGACTTTACAGAGCTACTAAATCAAGTTCGATTGATCAAAGAAGCTGATGAATATCGACTATTAAAAGAGGCAGCTTCCCTTGCGGATTATGGGGTGAAAGTTGGGATAGAGTCCATCTCAGAAGGCAAAACGGAATTAGAAATTTTAGCAGCTATCGAATATGCATTGAAGAAGCAAGGTGTTCGAGAAATGTCATTTTCGACCATGGTTCTATCTGGCCAGAAAACGGCATCTCCACACGGAACGCCAGGTATGAAAAAGATCGAAAAAGGGGACCTTGTCTTATTTGACCTCGGTGTTGTGTGGAACGGATATTGTTCCGATATAACTCGAACAGTAGCTTTCCACCATATGGAAGATAAGCAAAAAGAAATATATCAAACCGTTTTAGAAGCACAGAAAAAAGCAATAGATCAAGTTCAACAAGGATTTGAAATTGGCACTATCGATAAAGCGGCTCGAGACCATATCCAAAATGCCGGCTATGGACCTTACTTTACGCATCGAATTGGACATGGCATTGGCATTGATGTTCATGAGTTCCCATCCTTAACCACTAGTAATTCTTTAAACATTAGAAAAGGAATGAGCTTTACCATCGAGCCTGGTGTCTATGTCCCAGGAATTGGCGGTGTACGAATTGAAGATGAAATATTCGTAACCGAAAAAGGAGCAGAACTTTTAACTTCTTATCCGAAAGAGTTGCAAATTATTAAATAAACCTAGCATCCGAACAAATTGGACAGCAAATTCGTTCGGATGCTTCTTTTTATCTATGTTTACATTCCGGTTTTATTTCAAAAAAGCGTCACAAAAATCCGCTTTCGCCTAGTGGGGATGGTGATATAATAAAAGTAAGAAGGGAGTGTTTTCTATGAAATTTGAATATCATCGTATTTTAGTAGCAGTAGACGGCTCTGAAGCTTCTGAGCATGCATTTTTAAAGGCAGTAGACATATGTAAGCGTAACCACGCAAAAATGATTCTTTCCCATATTGTAGACACGAGAACCTTCACGACCTTGGAAGCCTATGATCATTCGCTGGCAGATCGAGCAGAAGGATATGGAAATACCTTATTGAAAGAGTATGAACAAAAAGCGATAGACGCGGGTGTAGGTTATGTAGAAACACTCATTGATTACGGATCTCCAAAAGTGAAAATTCCAAAGGATGTTGCCGTTCAATGCAACGCTGACCTCATTATTTGTGGTGCAACAGGCTTAAATGCTGTAGAACGTTTTTTAATTGGAAGTGTATCTGAGAGCATTACTCGTTATGCGAAATGTGATGTACTTGTAGTTCGAGGCTCCTAACAATAATAAACAAGAAAAGAGGAGAACGTGATGTTCTCCTCTCGTTTTCTTAATGCTGTGCAACTTTCAAGCCCTTTTCAACGGCATCGCGAGCAATCATTACTTCTTCGTTTGTAGGGATTACAATCACTTTAACCGGGGAATGTGGATAGTTTAAGAATGTTTCTTTTCCGCGAATTTGATTCAAGCTAGGGTCCCAATAAACACCCATGAATTCTAAACCTTTTAATACTCTTTCTCTAACTTCAATACTGTTTTCTCCAACCCCTGCAGTAAAGATAATAGCATCTACCCCATGCATTCTCGCTGCGTACGAACCTAAATATTTATGAATTCTTTCCGCAAATACTTCTAATGCAAGCTCTGCTCGCTCATCATTTTCTTTCGCTTTTTGTGTGATATCTCGTAAATCACTAGAAAAACCAGATAGAGCCAGCATTCCGCTTTCCTTGTTCAGTACATTCATTACTTCAGCAGCACTCTTGCCTGTTTTATCCATAATATAAGGAATTAATGCAGGGTCAATATTTCCAGATCTTGTCCCCATCGTAACACCAGCTAACGGTGTGAATCCCATGGACGTATCTATCGATTTCCCGTTTTCAATAGCGGCAATACTAGCACCATTTCCTAGGTGACAAGAAATTAGTCGAAGATTTTCCAGCGGCATCCCTAATAACTCTGCAGCACGCTGAGAGACATATTTGTGAGATGTGCCGTGGAAGCCATATTTTTCTAATTCCATATTGTTTGTAGTACTCGTATGGTAGGCTATAAAGATAGGACTGCTCGGGCATCGTTTGGTGAAATGCTGTATCAAATACTGCGACAGCAGGTACATTCGGTAAAATTTCACGAAATGCTTTTATTCCAGTTAAGTTAGCTGGATTGTGTAAAGGAGCTAAGTCAGAGACTTCCTCTATTTCTTGAATAATTGTGTCATCAATCAACACAGAATCACTAAATTTCTCTCCACCATGTACAAACACGATGACCTATTGCATCGATTTCATCAAAGGACTGAATGACTTGGTTGGTAATTAATTTATCCAACAACATTTTGACAGCATCTTCATGATTCGCAATATCTTTAACAGTTGTATCTTTTTCATCATTCACTTCGATTGTAAATACAGAATCTGCGATTCCAATGCGTTCCACTAGACCTTTCGTCAATACTTTTTCCTCGGGCATTTCAATAAGTTGAAATTTTAAAGAAGAACTACCAGCATTTATTGCTAATATATTACTCAATGTATTCAATCCTTTCTTGACTTCAAAGTCCTTCGATCATTAATTCCTCTACCATTTAAACACCCGACGCCTAAGTTTGCAATTACAATCCTATAATGGTAACGCTTGCGACACAAAATTTTTATATTCTCATTATTCTGTAAATCTTTCTGTCTCAAACCAATCGTTTATTTTCTTCAAAATATTGTCTGTTGCATAGGCATCTTTAAAGGAC includes:
- a CDS encoding metal-dependent hydrolase is translated as MKVSFHGQSAVFIQTETHRIIVDPFITGNGSSDLDPETLEVDAILLTHGHNDHVGDTIEIAKRNNALVVAPNELAVYLESRGLNTHPLHIGGSHEFDFGRVKLTQAFHGSAFTDEEGNVIYGGMPAGILFFAEGKTIYHAGDTGLFSDLKLIGELNNIDLAFLPIGDNFTMGPEDALIAAEWVNAKYVVPVHYNTFPLIEQDGDAFASKVKPGKGIALKPGESIDL
- a CDS encoding universal stress protein — translated: MKFEYHRILVAVDGSEASEHAFLKAVDICKRNHAKMILSHIVDTRTFTTLEAYDHSLADRAEGYGNTLLKEYEQKAIDAGVGYVETLIDYGSPKVKIPKDVAVQCNADLIICGATGLNAVERFLIGSVSESITRYAKCDVLVVRGS
- a CDS encoding polyamine aminopropyltransferase, with the translated sequence MRQRSDRMEHQAVNQSKFIYWASGIVSICGIVFEVLFGALGSYILGDGVKQYTLTISLFLTGMGIGASVSEKVLKQLVIAFVYIEFSVALIGGFSSFTMFGITAYSPAGSDAIFLYVITFLVGALTGVELPILIRKANELGVSLNRSTARVLFSDYAGGLIGGLLFVFFLRPYLGMVKTAFFGGFINISVALVVLWLFRKEMKKLSLHFTIGLTIAILLFLGFLFGEEAAFSFEQKLYKDPIIHMEESKYQKIILTEEEGDVRLYLDGQLQLSSIDEFRYHELLVHPTFAQAEEHKRVLILGGGDGVAAKEALKYKEVESITLVDLDPAVVELAKHNRWLTSLNQGSLENEKVHVVHMDAFEYLEKSKERFDVILVDLPDPNNESLNKLYTKEFYSLVRNHTKAGGAFMVQATSPVFATDVYWTITNTIASTGVHTENFHTDVPSFGNWGFVLGSRNPIEVERLAVDVETRYLKTEMLKGLTYFGKDEDAEIMNEQGEPLELAVNSLIDPILIQLYENAWKYY
- a CDS encoding PspA/IM30 family protein, which translates into the protein MFKFFKRVSTVVSSELNAMLDKAEDPVKMLDQFMRDMESDIREVESSVAKQIANEKMLKRKYEDALSIVEKRQDQAEKAIEAGNDDLARRALEDKKDHQEQADSFQASWERAKADADTLRSKLDEMKKEYQEMKLKKDSLKARAETAKTKTKINRSMSSIGNDESKRGFERMEEKVMQFEAEAETSEDLSAASKSLDDEFEALEDNGVDDELAALKKKLGKE
- a CDS encoding YtpI family protein: MIIFPIIIVLSFVLYIYYKVAIIRTNEPLFQHYYQSKSKICLGSFVFFFGINQYLFYQTRFSLLIGILFLFIGGLQAWDGIKRTRFYRDQAQHLQAKED
- a CDS encoding DUF4178 domain-containing protein, which encodes MGLFSKLFQKKEEKPPVRERTVLSLQVGDIVVYDLTDYEVVGKITYRDHSYEWVAYQLLEGRNTIWLSAEMDDELELGIYRKIPLQVSEPFPKELHYDGKTYYLDEKGRATVVGEGRSQNINGRTTDYADYYDEEEEHYLSVESWGSEIEVSYGYPIEEYEVKVIAGSN
- a CDS encoding DUF350 domain-containing protein produces the protein MGPFVLTFIYFIIAVAIVVIGLVIFEWITTKYKDWEEIKNGNTAVALSISGKIIGICIILSFAIYNSVVVTETIIWGAYGVLLQMIAYFIFEGLTRSFSVQTKLKENNVAVGIVSLGVSVGLAFVIGASIT
- a CDS encoding DUF4247 domain-containing protein, which translates into the protein MRKKGFLVAVLGLFFVLLTACGQQMSFDESEPQVSVDNIPDEPSASELRDQLNQSTTNDIEALISNHFFLLDVVNTDNGNANIYATRRFNVQETVELLREKIQPEEVSDYKDNQQILAYPDHFVSIKQSEEDSDVTFIEVANDEFVRNHYSPSFLNTYFNYLLLSRLLDVDDWDKRRRQCQNGGCYGGYTTSTSPGRGMSDYRGGGPGSGK
- a CDS encoding M24 family metallopeptidase translates to MTRVDRLLQHMEAEGIDGAFITSKANIYYYTNYFTDPHERLVALYIDTSGNRLLILPGMEKEDAKHAGWDGDFLAYSDTEDPWAFFETYLEKNPQRIGIEKEQLSVSRYETLTSLFDRTVFEDFTELLNQVRLIKEADEYRLLKEAASLADYGVKVGIESISEGKTELEILAAIEYALKKQGVREMSFSTMVLSGQKTASPHGTPGMKKIEKGDLVLFDLGVVWNGYCSDITRTVAFHHMEDKQKEIYQTVLEAQKKAIDQVQQGFEIGTIDKAARDHIQNAGYGPYFTHRIGHGIGIDVHEFPSLTTSNSLNIRKGMSFTIEPGVYVPGIGGVRIEDEIFVTEKGAELLTSYPKELQIIK
- a CDS encoding DHH family phosphoesterase, producing the protein MIASILEKIKEYETIIIHRHVRPDPDAFGSQKGLGEIIKGSFPNKHVYLVGDEDPSLSFLADMDKVEDEVYQGALVIVCDTANQARVSDQRYVKGKELIKIDHHPNVDPYGDIMWVDTNASSTSELIYELYLEGKDKGFVCTNEAARLLYGGIVGDTGRFLFPSTTSKTFRYAAELVTYDFDRSALYDGIYTTPEHVARFKGYILQHIEISESGLCAIKIDQETLEKFGISAMETSQLVGILGDVEGILAWAFFVEEEDLIRVRLRSKGPVINEIAAKYNGGGHPLASGASISKWEEMDQVIADLEEACKVHHK